A DNA window from Balneolaceae bacterium contains the following coding sequences:
- the cdaA gene encoding diadenylate cyclase CdaA, with protein MPIGFLEFGVKDFIEVLIIAMVLFYLYRWIRGTFAIQAAVGLVFIIIINALVSAMGLTTINFILRRILDVGVLAVFIIFQPEIRKLLYSLGQNTNLDRLFMRTNSETVIDEVIDAVRNMSHSKTGALIVFARASSLQDLVDVGVKLDARVNSELLQTIFNKHTPLHDGAVVIRNNRIVAASCYLPISQNQNISSVFGTRHRAAVGITETNNVFVIVISEETGRISIARNSSLTSGLTIQKLRTEMNKALGDQKMEDDDVAFTPSQSELNLG; from the coding sequence ATGCCCATTGGATTCCTGGAATTCGGCGTAAAGGACTTCATCGAAGTCCTTATTATCGCCATGGTGCTCTTCTACCTCTATCGGTGGATACGGGGCACGTTTGCCATCCAGGCGGCTGTGGGACTGGTTTTTATTATTATCATCAACGCCCTGGTGAGCGCCATGGGACTCACCACCATCAACTTTATCCTGCGGCGCATCCTGGACGTGGGGGTGCTGGCAGTCTTCATTATCTTCCAGCCTGAAATCCGCAAGCTGCTCTACAGCCTGGGCCAGAACACCAATCTGGACCGTCTCTTCATGCGCACGAACTCCGAGACGGTCATCGATGAGGTGATCGACGCGGTTCGCAACATGTCGCACTCCAAGACGGGCGCACTTATTGTTTTCGCCCGGGCCTCTTCCCTGCAGGACCTGGTGGACGTGGGCGTGAAGCTGGACGCCCGGGTTAACAGCGAGCTGCTGCAGACTATCTTCAACAAGCACACGCCTTTGCATGACGGTGCCGTGGTGATCCGTAACAACCGCATCGTGGCCGCCAGCTGCTACCTGCCCATCTCCCAGAACCAGAACATCTCCTCGGTCTTCGGCACACGTCACCGGGCGGCGGTGGGCATCACCGAAACCAACAACGTCTTCGTGATCGTTATTTCCGAAGAGACCGGCCGTATCTCCATCGCCCGCAACAGCTCGCTCACCAGCGGACTGACTATCCAGAAGCTGCGCACCGAGATGAACAAGGCCCTGGGCGATCAGAAAATGGAGGACGATGATGTAGCCTTCACCCCCTCGCAATCGGAGCTAAATCTGGGTTAA
- the folP gene encoding dihydropteroate synthase, with protein sequence MADSPNIPPRRFELRGRSLNLSQPAVMGILNVTPDSFSDGGRHNDPSDALARIEAMAVEGADIVDVGGESTRPGAEPVNEEEELRRVMPVLEAALPRFPALFFSVDTTKYRVAERALQAGVHFVNDVSGLRREPRLAELSASHGAALIIMHAQGDPQTMQDEPAYGDVTGDIFAFFERQVRFALEKGQQRMVLDPGIGFGKTLEHNLEILAKFDKFMDLGYPLMVGASRKSMFDRLLGGRETGSRLAGTLAAHYHAMTKGARIIRVHDVRPAKDSVLVYNALTS encoded by the coding sequence TTGGCTGACTCTCCGAACATCCCGCCGCGGCGCTTCGAACTTCGTGGACGCAGCCTTAATCTCTCCCAGCCGGCGGTGATGGGCATCCTGAATGTCACCCCCGACTCTTTTTCCGACGGGGGGCGCCACAACGACCCTTCCGATGCTCTCGCCCGCATTGAAGCCATGGCCGTGGAAGGGGCCGATATCGTCGATGTGGGTGGGGAGTCCACCCGCCCCGGCGCCGAGCCCGTGAACGAAGAGGAGGAGCTGCGACGCGTCATGCCCGTGCTGGAGGCTGCGCTGCCGCGATTTCCGGCCCTTTTTTTCTCCGTCGATACCACCAAGTACCGCGTGGCGGAACGGGCGCTGCAGGCGGGCGTACATTTTGTGAACGACGTAAGTGGACTCCGCCGCGAGCCGCGGCTGGCGGAACTTTCGGCCTCCCATGGCGCTGCACTGATAATTATGCACGCGCAGGGCGATCCGCAGACCATGCAGGACGAACCCGCCTACGGCGACGTGACGGGCGACATTTTTGCCTTTTTCGAGCGACAGGTCCGCTTCGCCCTGGAGAAGGGGCAGCAGCGGATGGTGCTGGATCCCGGCATCGGTTTCGGCAAAACCCTGGAGCACAACCTGGAAATCCTGGCTAAATTTGACAAATTCATGGATTTGGGCTATCCATTGATGGTGGGCGCCTCACGTAAATCGATGTTCGACCGGCTCCTGGGCGGAAGGGAGACCGGCAGCCGCCTGGCCGGTACCCTGGCGGCCCACTACCATGCCATGACCAAAGGGGCGCGCATCATCCGGGTGCACGACGTTCGTCCGGCAAAAGATTCCGTTTTGGTGTATAATGCCCTAACCTCCTAA
- a CDS encoding ectonucleotide pyrophosphatase/phosphodiesterase yields MRTQIFLFILILTAGGCTSGPDASKTTGQPELRPLLLVSFDGFRHDYLDLADTPVFDSLSGESVRSRGLIPVFPTKTFPGHYSIATGLHPGHTGLIANTMYDPRREAWFRISDRSAVEDPFWYDGEPIWNTVEKQGGRAGTMFWVGSEAPVQEMRPTWWKRYDGSMPNEARIDTVVKWLSLPGEEAADLATLYFDLVDAAGHDYGVPSDSLRAAIREADRLMGYLMKRLGEEGLAGRVNLLVVSDHGMTAQSAERIIVLDEIVDLDHTERVMWDPVTWIEPKEGMEDSLYRQLSAAADGGPFRVYRKNELPERFRLYGHPRVTGLVLVADPGYTVLRSDWRRDFVASLPGATHGYDNALPSMRGYFLATGPAFRSDTTVEAFGAIHLYELMNLVMGTKPAPNDGSPDSVRVLLKDPR; encoded by the coding sequence CGTACCCAGATCTTCCTTTTTATCCTGATCCTGACCGCGGGGGGCTGTACTTCCGGACCCGATGCCAGCAAAACTACCGGCCAGCCTGAACTCAGGCCCTTGCTGCTGGTCTCATTCGACGGTTTCCGTCACGACTACCTGGACCTGGCTGATACCCCGGTTTTTGACTCCCTTTCAGGCGAGAGCGTGCGTTCGCGGGGACTCATCCCGGTCTTCCCGACCAAGACCTTTCCCGGTCACTACAGCATCGCCACGGGGCTTCATCCCGGCCACACCGGACTCATCGCCAATACCATGTACGACCCGCGCCGTGAGGCCTGGTTCCGCATCTCCGACCGCAGCGCGGTGGAGGACCCCTTCTGGTACGACGGCGAGCCCATCTGGAATACGGTGGAGAAGCAGGGCGGGCGCGCCGGCACCATGTTCTGGGTGGGCTCGGAGGCCCCGGTGCAGGAGATGCGTCCCACCTGGTGGAAGCGCTACGACGGGAGCATGCCCAACGAGGCGCGCATCGACACGGTGGTCAAATGGCTGTCGCTGCCCGGGGAGGAGGCGGCGGACCTGGCCACCCTCTACTTCGACCTGGTCGATGCGGCGGGACACGACTACGGCGTGCCCTCGGACTCCCTGCGCGCGGCCATCCGCGAGGCCGACCGGCTGATGGGCTACCTCATGAAGAGGCTGGGGGAGGAGGGACTCGCCGGGCGCGTCAATCTGCTGGTGGTCTCCGACCACGGGATGACCGCCCAGTCGGCCGAACGCATCATCGTGCTGGACGAGATCGTGGACCTGGACCATACCGAGCGGGTGATGTGGGACCCGGTGACGTGGATAGAGCCGAAGGAAGGGATGGAGGACTCCCTCTACCGGCAGCTGAGCGCGGCGGCCGACGGGGGACCCTTTCGGGTCTACCGCAAGAATGAACTGCCCGAACGTTTCCGGCTCTACGGGCACCCGCGGGTGACCGGCCTGGTGCTTGTGGCCGATCCGGGCTACACCGTACTGCGCAGCGACTGGCGGCGGGATTTTGTCGCCTCCCTCCCGGGGGCCACTCATGGCTACGACAACGCCCTCCCCTCCATGAGGGGGTACTTCCTGGCGACCGGTCCCGCCTTCCGGTCCGACACCACGGTGGAGGCCTTCGGCGCCATTCACCTCTACGAGCTGATGAACCTGGTGATGGGCACCAAGCCCGCCCCGAACGACGGCAGCCCCGACTCGGTCCGCGTGCTGCTGAAAGATCCGCGCTGA
- a CDS encoding DUF3470 domain-containing protein encodes MAYIVTEPCINCKYTNCAAVCPVDAFREGPNFLTIDPLECIDCDACVAECPVEAIYPDDEVPLEWEYYIELNERLAESWSSYVINETKETNPDADDWAEVEDKREHLQEEWD; translated from the coding sequence ATGGCCTATATCGTCACCGAGCCGTGCATCAACTGCAAGTACACCAACTGCGCGGCCGTATGTCCGGTGGACGCCTTTCGCGAGGGTCCCAACTTTTTGACCATCGACCCCCTGGAATGCATCGACTGCGACGCCTGTGTGGCGGAGTGCCCGGTGGAGGCCATCTACCCCGACGACGAGGTGCCCCTGGAGTGGGAGTACTATATCGAACTGAACGAGCGCCTGGCCGAGAGCTGGTCGTCGTATGTTATCAACGAGACCAAGGAGACGAATCCCGACGCCGACGACTGGGCCGAGGTGGAGGATAAACGGGAACACCTGCAGGAAGAGTGGGACTGA
- a CDS encoding DUF4097 family beta strand repeat-containing protein, with protein sequence MAPRIRLLFTLLIALVTFPAVAQDSREFNMDETFAVDAGGSIVLDSNDAEVEIRGADRSDVHVVVHYRRTSRGVQIGGDRDFEMVAEERGGDLVLRERIRGESDFNISLGSVEETYRITIEAPRWVNLDLNGDDDNYSIRGINGDIAINAEDGDLWLQDCGGSSFRFTLDDGDLEMDGGRGELILRFEDGDVDIRNGAFTDIRTDADDGDLRLETSLADDGSYRFDSEDGDLHLYVTEGGGEFVVDHDDPSVRASSAYEKLQEEEYRSRWRLSGGSARVDLRTDDGRVYLDVW encoded by the coding sequence ATGGCTCCTCGCATAAGACTGCTTTTCACCCTGCTCATTGCCCTTGTTACCTTTCCGGCCGTCGCCCAGGATAGCCGGGAATTCAACATGGACGAGACCTTCGCGGTCGATGCCGGCGGATCCATCGTCCTCGACAGCAACGATGCGGAGGTGGAGATCCGGGGCGCCGATCGCAGCGACGTGCATGTGGTGGTGCACTACCGGCGTACCTCACGGGGCGTGCAGATCGGTGGCGACCGCGATTTCGAAATGGTGGCCGAGGAGCGCGGCGGCGACCTGGTGCTGCGCGAGCGTATCCGCGGGGAGAGTGATTTCAACATCTCCCTGGGCTCCGTCGAAGAGACCTACCGCATCACCATCGAGGCCCCGCGCTGGGTGAACCTGGATTTGAACGGGGACGACGACAACTACTCCATTCGGGGTATAAACGGTGACATTGCCATCAACGCCGAGGACGGCGATCTCTGGCTGCAGGATTGCGGCGGCTCCTCCTTCCGATTTACCCTGGACGACGGGGACCTGGAGATGGACGGGGGACGCGGCGAGCTGATCCTCCGCTTCGAGGATGGCGACGTTGACATTCGCAACGGGGCGTTCACCGACATCCGCACCGACGCCGACGACGGGGATCTTCGCCTGGAAACGTCGCTGGCCGACGACGGGAGCTATCGTTTCGATTCGGAGGACGGCGACCTGCATCTCTATGTAACAGAGGGGGGAGGGGAGTTCGTCGTCGACCACGACGACCCTTCGGTGAGGGCCTCATCGGCCTATGAAAAGCTGCAGGAGGAGGAGTACCGCAGCCGCTGGCGACTGTCCGGCGGGTCGGCGCGGGTGGACCTGCGGACCGACGACGGGAGGGTCTACCTGGACGTATGGTAG